In Spinacia oleracea cultivar Varoflay chromosome 5, BTI_SOV_V1, whole genome shotgun sequence, a single window of DNA contains:
- the LOC110802899 gene encoding uncharacterized protein, whose translation MPTDDATLAKENTYGPEKAIDVEPQVPEVDNADDVGANKGKEKISDSLPIVPKFPFPHRMQKTKVDQQLEMITKKRDYGGVERVALTEECSAILQNKSPPKLKDPGSSSIPCHVGALFIDKALCDLGANPSINYPLGILEDAHVRVGKFYIPVDFVVLDMEEDSQIPIILVRPFLCTAGDVIDVKSGSLTLSVGDDTVIFNLTNALKSPMLENTCCRIDIVEEISLDNIPRMLYDDPLMATLTLEAQKGEGDNEIDSLISYLDGIEAEKVNGFEDFPVIVNATLDDSQLSKLLTVLRMHKKAIGYSIDDFKGISPDFCMHRINLEADHRPRIHPQRRLNLNMQDVIPIDANNQEKTAFTCPYGTFAYRRMPFGLCNAPATFQSEFGIKLGKVPLLVNEGVVLGHLIFERGIQVDRAKVEVIEKLPPPVNIKGVRSFLGHARFYRRIIKDFSKIAKPLTQLLLKDATFEFIDACLEYFDRLKKALITAPIIQPPDWDLPFEIMCDASDYAFGAVLGQRKNKVFYAIYYASKTVDGA comes from the exons ATGCCCACTGATGATGCAACTCTTGCTAAGGAGAACACATATGGACCAGAGAAAGCAATTGATGTAGAGCCTCAAGTCCCGGAAGTTGATAATGCTGATGATGTTGGCGCAAATAAGGGGAAGGAGAAGATTTCTGATTCTCTCCCTATTGTTCCTAAGTTTCCTTTCCCTCACCGGATGCAGAAAACTAAGGTCGATCAACAACTTG AGATGATCACTAAGAAAAGGGATTATGGTGGTGTGGAGAGAGTCGCTCTAactgaagagtgcagtgccatattgcaaaataagtctccacccaaactTAAGGATCCGGGTAGTTCTTCCATTCCCTGTCATGTAGGTGCATTGTTCATTGATAAGgcattatgtgatttaggtgcaa ATCCTTCTATAAACTatcctttaggtattttggaggATGCTCATGTCCGGGTGGGGAAATTCTacattcctgttgattttgtgGTGCTAGATATGGAGGAGGATAGTCAAATCCCCATAATTTTGGTTAGGCCATTTTTATGTACTGCGGGTGATGTTATTGATGTCAAGTCTGGATCTCTTACTTTGAGTGTTGGTGATGATACTGTTATTTTTAATCTAACCAATGCTTTGAAGTCTCCTATGCTCGAGAATACTTGTTGCAGGATTGATATTGTAGAAGAGATTTCTCTAGACAACATCCCTAGAATGTTGTATGATGATCCATTGATGGCGACTCTCACCTTGGAGGCTCAAAAAGGAGAAGGAGATAATGAGATTGATTCCTTGATCTCGTATTTAGATGGAATTGAAGCTGAGAAGGTCAATGGTTTTGAG GATTTTCCTGTGATCGTTAATGCTACACTCGACGATAGCCAGCTTTCTAAGCTTCTGACTGTGCTCCGTATGCACAAAAAGGCAATCGGGTATAGCATTGACGATTTCAAGGGCATTagtcctgacttttgtatgcatagaattAATTTGGAAGCAGATCACCGCCCTCGCATCCACCCACAACGTCGTTTGAATCTTAATATGCAAGATGTG ATCCCCATTGACGCAAACAACCAGGAGAAGACGGCGTTCACTTGTCCTTATGGAACTTTTGCATATCGCAGAATGCCGTTTGGTTTGTGCAACGCCCCTGCTACATTTCAAAG TGAATTTGGTATTAAATTGGGAAAAGTACCACTTTTGGTCAATGAAGGAGTGGTACTTGGTCATCTTATTTTTGAGCGTGGCATCCAAGTTGACCGAGCAAAAGTTGAGGTGATTGAGAAACTTCCCCCTCCCGTGAATATCAAGGGAGTGAGGAGTTTTCTCGGTCATGCAAGATTCTATCGCCGTATTAtaaaagatttttctaaaattgcgaAACCCCTCACTCAATTATTGCTCAAGGATGCCACGTTTGAGTTCATTGATGCTTGTTTGGAGTATTTTGACAGGCTCAAGAAAGCATTAATAACTGCTCCAATCATTCAGCCTCCAGATTGGGATTTGCCATTCGAAATTATGTGCGATGCTAGTGATTATGCTTTTGGAGCAGTGCTTGGCCAGagaaagaacaaggtgttttatgccatctattatgcaagcaAAACCGTGGATGGAGCTTAG